In the genome of Croceimicrobium hydrocarbonivorans, one region contains:
- a CDS encoding PAS domain S-box protein encodes MTESNPNIQVLCIESQKKDQEFLKKLFSKFTKISCELRFYRSVKEALADPSNLEFQLCLISEDQLAELPRLINLVPTSPFLVLGTEANTDRIPEALAAGASNYLLKSSQMGFELEKSLMFCQRQLQLSKKLELTERQNQTLFKVMPESMVITRQDNGHIVSVNDTFTEVFGYRLEDCIGKTSIEIGLWDDLRDRESIFVDLPNNGEVRDLEIRLKRKDNHTIPCHISFSTYQYMGTDYLMSVIVSQEKAENQRRELELEKERFRTLVESAPDLFFYTRDFNAINYVCPQVYRHLGYTEEEVLKLSYHHFLTEKSKSEFAKIQFPEFMKKGESKVLSPFELVHKSGKVKQYELYLIPVKNKETGWVEFIQGIARDISDELETFEMLKLSNQRNLEALEELKAHQYAIDQHNMVVITDLDGKVKFANDNFCKTSGYSRKELIGSSTRILNSGLHDDAFFAHLWNTVLDGNVWKGNVCNRHKDGHLYWLSTTIIPRKDQNGEVYEFIALRTDISELKEAEKALKTSQENLANILNSNPHEIWSVDREFKLLTLNPNFRNNFAQHFNHDLKIGQLMTEIPGFPDEIAILWKDRYSKAFTGESHSYQDHYHHPISGKLKHLLVSIYPTLSEDGTIVGANVFSQDITERQEAKEELKVSNIRLEEAQAMAMVADWEYLPKEDILTSSNNMPQILGLADNSNLLDRKVLARFDRPHRSEIFHSLKLALYQGESTQNFWLFHTPQGKELWLECKIHPECNPDGEISRIRGVVRDVTEIIHLQKKEYQQKRIFIDLANSSSDLLRLNEINQVYDALSESIYQWFNEKVVVGSGAVTENGLETEYRMNHCIIPPKLKKAFTFLEKAASSNQVFPSVMPIIDGLRQGKVFKITEDLIYLLPFLTKETVDPIFKAFPHFELIAIGISYNNAYKGTTFVFFPEGTPDYYSDQLLEVLGNQASTVMELIEYRNELRDNALILNQALKAAGSAIFYYDLEKRRLDGDPKLYELMGASDRKGNPIHEEELTSRMSQEDIQRMLEFVYPKSEQYIDTYQFDFRFYCLDDKWRWFEDRAKIVRRDKNGKALEIVGIRTDVTERKERENQLLLLESTVTNANEGILITDARDLDGDGPYIIYANKAFERISGYTLEEVKGKSPQMLQGPDTDPLELERIAECLSQFKPVGTELINYSKEGIPYYVSISIVPVLNDQGEVTHFVALERDTTEEHRQKAELKELLMRFELATKANTVGIWDLNLADNEHLEWDDNMFRLYQRSPDNFNNRIEDWISYIHPEDRDETAKAFQSSVEQGLDDVNFRFRIRAGNQTKHIAAISKVVRDHDGNPKRIVGLNWDVTELELKRLELEQMRLNTEALINSTDDHMWSINVRFRLLSANKSYLQFLQNRSDHAFNIGDSVLNERLGENHLKRWKGLYERAFSGEQVNVQIEDQSQYGDQIFAISLYPIYNDARVITGVACYSLDVTERTHYLETIEQQNQKLKDIAWMQSHVMRAPVARILGLIALLKEENYEGQSASTQEILQFINESTEEMDQVIKDITAKTERFKLDLQ; translated from the coding sequence ATGACCGAGTCAAACCCAAACATTCAGGTACTCTGTATTGAGAGCCAAAAGAAAGATCAAGAGTTCCTTAAAAAGCTATTCTCAAAATTTACTAAGATTAGTTGCGAGCTACGCTTTTACAGGTCTGTGAAAGAAGCTTTAGCGGATCCATCGAATTTGGAATTTCAATTATGCCTGATTTCTGAAGATCAATTAGCAGAGCTTCCAAGATTAATTAACCTTGTTCCTACTAGTCCCTTTCTGGTTTTAGGCACTGAGGCTAATACCGATAGAATCCCGGAAGCCCTGGCAGCAGGCGCCAGTAATTATCTACTCAAAAGCTCTCAAATGGGCTTTGAGTTGGAAAAGTCCTTGATGTTTTGCCAAAGACAATTGCAATTATCTAAAAAACTGGAACTTACCGAAAGGCAAAACCAAACCCTCTTTAAGGTAATGCCCGAAAGTATGGTTATTACCCGACAGGATAATGGTCATATTGTTAGTGTTAATGACACTTTCACCGAAGTATTTGGTTACCGCTTGGAAGATTGCATTGGTAAAACCTCGATTGAAATTGGCCTTTGGGATGATCTTCGAGATCGAGAATCCATCTTTGTGGATTTACCCAACAATGGGGAAGTTCGGGATCTTGAAATTCGGCTTAAACGCAAGGATAATCATACCATCCCCTGCCATATTAGCTTTTCGACCTATCAATACATGGGTACAGACTACCTTATGAGTGTAATTGTAAGTCAAGAAAAAGCGGAAAACCAACGCAGAGAATTGGAATTGGAAAAAGAGCGCTTTAGAACCTTAGTGGAGAGTGCTCCTGATCTTTTCTTTTATACGCGAGATTTCAATGCGATCAACTATGTCTGTCCTCAAGTATACAGGCATTTAGGCTATACCGAAGAGGAAGTTCTTAAACTATCCTACCATCATTTCCTTACTGAAAAATCGAAATCAGAATTTGCGAAAATTCAATTTCCTGAATTCATGAAGAAGGGCGAAAGCAAGGTGCTTAGCCCTTTTGAATTGGTTCATAAATCCGGGAAAGTGAAGCAATATGAACTGTACTTGATTCCAGTTAAGAATAAAGAGACCGGTTGGGTTGAGTTTATCCAGGGGATAGCGCGCGACATCAGTGATGAGTTGGAGACTTTTGAAATGTTGAAGCTCTCCAACCAAAGAAACCTAGAAGCCCTGGAAGAGTTAAAGGCCCACCAATATGCTATTGATCAGCACAATATGGTGGTGATTACCGATTTGGATGGAAAGGTGAAGTTTGCCAACGATAATTTCTGTAAAACCAGTGGTTATTCTAGGAAGGAGCTGATTGGTTCCAGCACCCGTATCTTAAACTCTGGGCTTCATGATGATGCCTTTTTTGCCCATTTGTGGAATACGGTATTGGACGGCAATGTATGGAAGGGCAATGTTTGCAATCGGCATAAAGACGGGCATCTCTATTGGCTGTCAACCACCATAATTCCTCGTAAAGATCAGAATGGTGAAGTCTACGAGTTTATCGCTCTTCGCACGGATATTAGTGAATTAAAGGAAGCTGAAAAGGCTCTAAAAACCAGTCAAGAAAATCTAGCTAATATCCTGAACTCTAATCCACATGAGATTTGGTCGGTTGATCGGGAATTCAAGCTTTTAACCTTAAATCCAAATTTCAGGAACAATTTTGCGCAGCATTTCAATCATGACCTGAAAATCGGTCAATTGATGACTGAAATCCCAGGTTTCCCTGATGAAATAGCTATCCTCTGGAAGGATCGATACAGCAAGGCCTTTACAGGCGAAAGCCATAGCTATCAGGATCATTACCATCACCCCATAAGCGGTAAACTCAAGCATTTATTAGTTAGCATTTACCCTACGCTTAGTGAGGATGGTACTATCGTTGGTGCCAATGTTTTTTCACAGGACATCACCGAAAGACAAGAAGCGAAGGAAGAACTAAAAGTTTCCAATATCCGCCTGGAAGAGGCTCAAGCCATGGCTATGGTAGCGGATTGGGAATACTTGCCCAAGGAGGATATTTTGACCAGTTCCAACAATATGCCGCAGATATTGGGATTGGCTGATAATTCGAACCTTTTGGATCGTAAAGTTCTGGCTCGTTTTGACCGCCCGCATCGTTCCGAAATTTTCCACAGCTTAAAGCTGGCGCTATATCAGGGCGAAAGCACCCAAAATTTCTGGCTTTTCCACACCCCACAGGGTAAGGAGCTCTGGTTAGAATGTAAAATCCATCCCGAATGCAATCCTGATGGCGAAATAAGTCGAATCAGAGGAGTGGTGAGGGATGTAACCGAAATTATTCACCTTCAGAAAAAAGAATACCAGCAAAAGCGAATCTTTATTGACCTGGCGAATAGCAGTTCGGATTTATTGCGCCTCAATGAAATCAATCAGGTTTACGATGCCCTTTCCGAATCCATTTACCAATGGTTTAATGAAAAGGTAGTGGTAGGATCAGGAGCGGTGACCGAAAATGGTTTGGAAACGGAATATCGAATGAACCATTGCATCATTCCTCCTAAGCTTAAAAAGGCATTTACTTTCCTGGAAAAAGCAGCCTCCTCCAACCAGGTATTTCCATCGGTAATGCCTATCATTGATGGATTACGACAAGGCAAGGTTTTTAAAATTACCGAGGATTTAATCTACCTCCTGCCCTTCTTGACCAAGGAAACGGTAGATCCCATTTTTAAAGCTTTCCCTCATTTCGAATTGATTGCCATTGGCATTAGCTACAATAATGCTTACAAGGGAACCACCTTTGTTTTCTTCCCGGAAGGCACCCCGGATTACTATTCTGATCAATTGCTGGAAGTATTGGGTAATCAGGCCAGTACCGTAATGGAGCTCATTGAGTACAGAAATGAACTAAGAGACAATGCCTTGATCTTAAATCAGGCGCTCAAAGCCGCTGGCTCCGCTATTTTCTACTATGATTTAGAAAAACGTCGTTTAGATGGTGATCCCAAACTTTACGAGTTAATGGGCGCTTCGGATCGTAAGGGCAATCCAATTCATGAAGAGGAATTAACATCCCGGATGTCACAGGAAGATATTCAGAGAATGCTTGAGTTTGTCTATCCTAAGTCTGAGCAATATATCGACACCTATCAATTTGATTTCAGGTTTTACTGTTTGGATGATAAATGGCGCTGGTTTGAAGATCGGGCCAAGATTGTTCGTCGTGATAAGAATGGAAAAGCCCTTGAAATTGTAGGTATCCGAACAGATGTTACTGAAAGAAAGGAAAGAGAAAATCAGTTATTGCTTTTAGAATCCACCGTAACTAATGCCAATGAAGGCATTCTAATTACAGACGCAAGGGATTTAGACGGAGATGGCCCCTATATAATCTATGCTAATAAAGCTTTTGAGCGCATTAGTGGCTATACTTTAGAGGAGGTAAAGGGTAAATCACCACAAATGTTGCAAGGTCCGGATACCGATCCCTTGGAGCTCGAGCGAATTGCCGAATGCCTCTCCCAATTTAAACCTGTAGGAACTGAGCTTATCAATTATAGCAAGGAAGGCATCCCTTATTATGTAAGCATATCTATTGTTCCGGTTCTTAATGATCAGGGAGAAGTAACTCATTTTGTGGCACTGGAAAGGGATACCACCGAAGAACATCGCCAAAAGGCTGAATTGAAAGAGCTACTCATGCGCTTTGAATTGGCCACTAAAGCCAATACGGTAGGAATCTGGGATTTAAACCTGGCCGATAATGAGCATTTGGAATGGGATGACAATATGTTCCGATTATATCAACGTAGTCCAGATAATTTTAACAATAGAATCGAAGATTGGATATCCTATATCCACCCTGAAGATCGGGATGAAACGGCCAAAGCATTTCAAAGCTCAGTGGAGCAAGGCTTAGATGATGTCAACTTCCGTTTCCGAATTCGGGCCGGAAATCAAACCAAGCATATTGCGGCCATATCGAAGGTAGTTCGTGATCACGATGGAAATCCCAAACGTATTGTAGGTTTAAACTGGGATGTTACCGAGCTGGAATTGAAGCGTTTAGAGCTAGAACAGATGCGTTTGAATACGGAGGCGCTTATAAACAGTACTGATGATCACATGTGGTCGATAAACGTACGCTTCCGCCTCCTCAGTGCGAATAAGAGCTATCTGCAATTCCTGCAAAATCGCAGTGATCATGCTTTTAATATTGGGGATTCCGTGCTTAACGAGCGCTTGGGTGAAAATCATTTAAAGCGCTGGAAAGGCTTATACGAAAGAGCATTTAGTGGCGAGCAGGTGAATGTACAGATCGAAGATCAATCCCAATACGGAGATCAGATTTTCGCCATCAGCCTCTACCCTATTTACAATGATGCGCGGGTGATTACCGGTGTTGCCTGCTATTCTCTCGATGTAACCGAAAGAACGCATTATTTGGAAACCATTGAGCAGCAAAACCAAAAATTAAAGGATATCGCCTGGATGCAGTCCCATGTTATGCGTGCGCCAGTAGCACGAATCCTAGGCTTAATCGCCTTATTGAAGGAAGAGAATTATGAAGGTCAGTCGGCCAGTACACAAGAAATTTTGCAGTTCATCAATGAATCTACCGAGGAAATGGACCAGGTGATTAAGGATATCACGGCCAAAACAGAACGCTTCAAATTAGATTTACAGTAG
- a CDS encoding helix-turn-helix domain-containing protein produces the protein MDEIIERLENLQRLIESQGIYTKEVLNFNEACQYLELSQSHLYKLTSGGNIPHYKPNGKKLYFKRTELESWLLRNRNSTQEEIDRRAADYLIKKGRVKL, from the coding sequence ATGGACGAAATAATTGAACGTCTTGAAAATCTCCAACGCCTAATTGAGAGCCAGGGGATTTACACGAAAGAAGTTTTAAACTTCAATGAGGCTTGCCAGTACTTGGAGCTTTCACAGTCACACTTATACAAGTTGACAAGTGGAGGTAATATTCCACACTACAAGCCAAACGGAAAGAAGCTCTATTTCAAGAGAACGGAGTTAGAAAGCTGGTTGCTTCGCAACCGCAATTCTACTCAGGAAGAAATAGACCGCAGAGCTGCGGATTACCTAATCAAAAAAGGGAGGGTAAAGCTATGA
- a CDS encoding site-specific integrase, translating into MKVTLRKRNQGGKTSLYLDYYHKGKRKTEYLKLYLSPNAKTKEEKEVNKKTLQLAETIRAQRQIEIQNGVYGFRDNEKLKGSFLAYIELLANQRQDSPGNYGNWTSMLKHLKAFCSYEVSFSDIDRQFIQDFKYYLDKKAIAHGDQKLSQNSKYSYFNKLRAALKQAVKDGILPTNPSEGVDAFKQGEPEREFLTLEELQAAANTECEIPQMKTAFIFSCLTGLRWSDINKLLWSEVQHSNDNGYYIRFRQKKTKGAETLPISEQAFGLLGERQAPEERVFKGLKYSAWHNLKLQQWMMKAGISKTITFHCARHTYATLQLTAGTDIYTVSKLLGHKELKTTQVYAKIIDEKKQEAANKIKLDL; encoded by the coding sequence ATGAAAGTAACACTAAGAAAACGTAATCAAGGTGGCAAGACCAGTCTATACCTCGACTACTACCACAAAGGGAAAAGGAAAACCGAATACCTCAAATTATACCTTTCTCCTAATGCAAAGACTAAGGAGGAAAAGGAAGTCAATAAAAAGACACTCCAATTAGCCGAGACTATTAGAGCACAGCGACAAATCGAAATCCAAAACGGTGTTTATGGATTCCGAGACAATGAGAAATTAAAAGGCAGCTTCCTTGCATATATTGAGCTACTTGCCAACCAGAGACAAGACAGTCCAGGCAATTACGGCAATTGGACAAGTATGCTGAAACATCTAAAGGCTTTCTGTTCCTATGAGGTATCCTTCTCAGATATTGACCGACAGTTTATTCAGGATTTCAAATACTACCTTGATAAGAAGGCTATTGCACATGGTGACCAGAAACTATCTCAAAATTCTAAGTACTCCTACTTTAACAAGCTGCGAGCAGCTTTAAAGCAAGCAGTGAAAGACGGTATTCTACCTACCAACCCAAGTGAAGGAGTTGACGCCTTTAAACAAGGTGAACCTGAAAGAGAATTTCTGACTTTGGAGGAACTGCAAGCAGCAGCCAATACGGAATGTGAAATACCTCAGATGAAAACGGCATTCATATTTTCATGCCTTACTGGTTTGCGGTGGTCAGACATTAATAAGCTACTCTGGTCAGAGGTGCAGCACTCAAATGATAACGGGTATTACATCCGATTCAGACAAAAGAAAACCAAGGGAGCAGAAACCCTCCCTATTTCAGAACAAGCCTTTGGCTTGCTCGGTGAAAGGCAAGCTCCAGAAGAGCGAGTATTCAAAGGATTGAAATACTCTGCATGGCATAACCTGAAATTGCAACAATGGATGATGAAAGCTGGTATCTCCAAAACCATCACTTTCCATTGTGCCCGTCATACCTATGCCACTTTGCAGCTTACGGCAGGAACTGATATTTACACAGTCTCAAAGCTCTTAGGCCATAAGGAATTGAAGACCACCCAAGTCTATGCCAAAATCATAGATGAAAAGAAACAGGAAGCAGCCAACAAAATCAAACTTGACCTATGA
- the accC gene encoding acetyl-CoA carboxylase biotin carboxylase subunit yields MNKILVANRGEIALRIMKSAREMGIQTVAVYSEADRNSPHVKYADEAVYLGPPPSAQSYLLGDKIIAACKELGVDGIHPGYGFLSENGEFAQAVEDAGLIFIGPKAHSMKVMGDKLAAKEAAREFGIPLVPGTEGAIDDPKEAIAICREIGFPVLIKASAGGGGKGMRVVEREEELEEQIHSAISEAKSAFGNGAVFIEKYVGSPRHIEVQVLCDSHGNRVHLFERECSVQRRHQKVIEEAPSAILSDELRAEMGQKAVDVARSCDYLGAGTVEFIMDEDHNFYFMEMNTRLQVEHPVTEMITGVDLVKEQIRVARGEELSFKQEDLKIHGHSIEVRVYAENARENFMPDIGNLRVYQRPHGVGVRVDDGFEEGMDIPIYYDPMISKLVTYGKDREEARLRMIRAIDDYKIVGLHTTMEFARFVMKHEAFISGDFDTHFVNKHFKPEYLDQSQHADGDIAGMIVAKMMGDQSKQNELADANGSATRSNWKIKRL; encoded by the coding sequence ATGAATAAGATTCTTGTTGCCAATCGCGGCGAAATCGCTTTGCGAATAATGAAGTCGGCTCGCGAAATGGGTATTCAAACCGTAGCGGTATACTCTGAAGCAGATCGCAATTCTCCACATGTTAAATACGCAGATGAAGCTGTATACCTTGGACCTCCGCCTTCGGCCCAATCCTATTTGTTAGGCGATAAAATTATTGCTGCTTGTAAGGAATTAGGTGTCGATGGTATTCACCCAGGCTATGGATTCCTTAGTGAAAATGGCGAATTCGCTCAAGCAGTAGAAGATGCCGGTTTGATTTTCATCGGCCCCAAAGCCCACTCTATGAAGGTGATGGGTGATAAACTAGCCGCCAAGGAAGCAGCTCGTGAATTTGGCATTCCCTTAGTTCCTGGAACCGAAGGCGCCATTGATGATCCCAAAGAAGCAATTGCCATTTGCCGTGAAATCGGTTTCCCGGTTTTGATCAAAGCTTCTGCCGGTGGTGGTGGTAAAGGAATGCGGGTGGTGGAACGCGAAGAAGAGTTGGAAGAACAGATTCACAGTGCGATCTCTGAGGCTAAGAGTGCCTTTGGTAATGGCGCTGTTTTTATTGAGAAATACGTAGGCTCACCTCGCCACATTGAGGTGCAGGTACTTTGTGATAGTCATGGAAACCGCGTGCATTTATTCGAAAGAGAATGCTCGGTTCAACGTCGACATCAAAAAGTTATCGAAGAAGCTCCCTCCGCCATCCTTAGCGATGAATTGAGAGCGGAGATGGGACAAAAAGCGGTAGATGTAGCTCGCTCCTGTGATTATCTGGGTGCCGGAACGGTAGAGTTTATTATGGATGAAGACCATAATTTCTACTTTATGGAAATGAATACCCGTTTGCAAGTAGAGCATCCGGTTACCGAAATGATTACCGGTGTTGATTTGGTGAAAGAGCAAATTCGCGTAGCCCGTGGTGAGGAATTAAGCTTTAAACAAGAAGATCTTAAGATTCACGGTCACTCTATTGAAGTGCGTGTTTATGCCGAGAATGCCCGTGAGAACTTTATGCCAGATATCGGAAATCTACGCGTGTACCAACGTCCTCATGGCGTAGGGGTGAGGGTTGACGATGGTTTTGAAGAAGGCATGGATATTCCGATCTACTATGATCCTATGATCTCAAAATTGGTAACTTACGGTAAGGATCGCGAAGAAGCTCGTTTACGTATGATCCGTGCCATTGATGATTACAAGATCGTGGGTCTACATACTACTATGGAGTTTGCTCGTTTTGTAATGAAGCATGAAGCCTTCATTAGTGGAGATTTTGATACCCATTTTGTGAACAAGCATTTCAAACCGGAATACCTCGATCAAAGTCAACATGCAGATGGAGATATCGCTGGTATGATCGTTGCAAAAATGATGGGAGACCAATCTAAGCAGAATGAATTAGCAGATGCCAATGGTTCTGCCACTCGCAGTAATTGGAAGATTAAACGCCTATGA
- a CDS encoding DUF3667 domain-containing protein, whose amino-acid sequence MSQTPKFLVKQERQVRRYSFRNMGGSILDAFNLEYGILFTLKELLLRPGASIRSYLQEGRLKYTSPFRLLILSTAILLLLFQSSEVASDFQEGFNYGANQNAEAGVEASKVDGAKSAAKVYELFSEYFNLLLWFYIPVISLFSWLFNLKRDLNFAEHIVFNSFYTSLINVFSLIMLLEFALGNELTGILYILLAFVYYMWFYKDLFEKSWLRSFWESIAVSVISALIYIFLIAILMALAIQKGLIPLD is encoded by the coding sequence ATGTCTCAGACCCCTAAATTTCTGGTGAAGCAAGAACGCCAGGTTCGTCGCTATAGCTTTCGCAATATGGGTGGTTCCATTCTGGACGCCTTTAATCTGGAATATGGAATTCTATTTACCCTGAAAGAATTGCTTCTTCGTCCGGGTGCCTCTATTCGCAGCTATTTACAGGAAGGGCGATTGAAATACACCTCTCCCTTTCGCTTATTGATTCTCAGCACCGCAATCCTACTTCTATTGTTTCAAAGCAGTGAGGTGGCTTCTGATTTTCAAGAAGGATTTAATTATGGGGCCAATCAGAATGCTGAAGCTGGAGTGGAAGCTTCAAAAGTTGATGGTGCTAAATCCGCGGCTAAGGTCTATGAATTGTTCAGCGAATATTTCAACCTCCTACTCTGGTTTTACATTCCCGTGATTAGCCTCTTTTCCTGGCTCTTTAACCTTAAGCGGGATCTGAATTTCGCTGAGCACATTGTTTTCAATAGCTTCTATACCAGCTTAATCAATGTTTTTTCCCTGATTATGCTTTTGGAATTCGCCTTGGGAAATGAGCTCACTGGAATCCTATATATCCTTCTAGCTTTTGTTTACTATATGTGGTTCTACAAGGATCTATTTGAAAAAAGCTGGCTGCGCTCTTTTTGGGAATCCATCGCAGTCTCGGTGATTAGTGCCTTGATTTACATCTTCCTAATCGCAATTTTAATGGCCTTGGCCATTCAAAAAGGTTTAATCCCATTAGATTAA
- the mnmE gene encoding tRNA uridine-5-carboxymethylaminomethyl(34) synthesis GTPase MnmE → MRMEDTICALSTAAGMGAIAMIRVSGPETYTVLNKIYKPFSAQHKLENNEGYKMVFGSLMDGEQLIDEVMLGLFKGPKSYTGEDVIEISCHGSTYIQERILGLLMRQGIRMADPGEYTLRAFINGKMDLSQAEAIADLIASENKASHQIALQHMRGGISDEIRALRSELIDFVSLIELELDFAEEDVEFADRSKFQELLNRIEQVLSSLISSYDTGNAIKNGVPVAIVGAPNAGKSTLLNALLKEEKAIVTEIAGTTRDAIEDEIHIDGISYRFIDTAGIRETTDMVESIGIKRTYEKVEQSDLVLYLFAADRLQSPEGWQELESEYQDIQIRAGERNFLFILNKAELVPELSSEQEQKLKDLKALHLSAKDKKGLEELHAQISAFYQWGDLAAQQSIVTNVRHLDALQKSLIQIEKVREGLDFGISGDLLSIDIRAALSELGSIIGEVDVDKDILGNIFGKFCIGK, encoded by the coding sequence ATGCGAATGGAAGATACCATCTGCGCCCTTTCTACCGCTGCCGGAATGGGTGCTATTGCGATGATCCGGGTAAGCGGACCCGAAACATATACTGTACTAAATAAGATCTACAAGCCCTTTTCAGCTCAGCATAAGCTGGAAAATAATGAGGGCTATAAAATGGTTTTCGGCTCCCTCATGGATGGGGAACAATTGATCGATGAAGTGATGCTGGGCTTATTTAAAGGCCCAAAATCCTATACCGGTGAAGATGTGATCGAAATTAGCTGTCATGGCTCCACCTATATTCAGGAGCGCATTTTAGGTCTATTAATGCGCCAGGGTATTCGCATGGCCGATCCCGGTGAATATACCCTGCGGGCTTTTATCAATGGCAAAATGGACCTTTCGCAAGCGGAGGCCATTGCCGACTTAATCGCTTCAGAAAATAAGGCCAGTCACCAAATTGCCTTGCAGCATATGCGGGGCGGTATTTCCGATGAAATTCGGGCTCTGCGCTCCGAACTAATCGACTTTGTTTCTCTTATTGAACTGGAACTCGATTTTGCCGAGGAAGATGTGGAATTCGCGGATCGCTCAAAATTTCAAGAATTACTCAATCGCATCGAGCAAGTACTCAGCAGTCTTATCTCTTCTTACGATACCGGAAATGCCATTAAAAACGGGGTTCCCGTGGCAATTGTAGGCGCACCCAATGCAGGGAAATCCACCTTGCTGAATGCCCTACTCAAAGAAGAAAAAGCGATTGTAACGGAAATTGCCGGTACTACCCGCGATGCCATTGAAGATGAAATACATATTGATGGCATCAGCTATCGTTTTATTGATACCGCAGGTATTCGCGAAACCACTGATATGGTGGAAAGTATTGGAATAAAACGCACCTACGAAAAGGTAGAACAAAGTGATTTGGTACTCTACCTCTTTGCTGCCGATCGCCTCCAAAGCCCCGAGGGCTGGCAAGAACTAGAATCAGAATACCAGGATATTCAAATTCGGGCGGGAGAACGCAATTTCCTCTTCATCCTCAATAAAGCGGAATTAGTACCCGAACTCAGCAGTGAGCAAGAACAAAAGCTCAAAGACCTAAAGGCATTACATCTCAGTGCTAAGGATAAAAAGGGGTTAGAAGAACTACACGCGCAAATCAGCGCTTTTTACCAATGGGGTGATCTTGCCGCTCAGCAAAGTATAGTTACCAATGTTCGCCATTTGGATGCCTTGCAAAAGAGCTTAATTCAGATAGAAAAAGTGCGCGAAGGCCTGGACTTTGGCATTAGTGGCGATCTGCTCTCCATCGATATCCGCGCTGCCCTCAGCGAATTAGGCAGCATTATCGGCGAGGTGGATGTAGATAAGGATATACTGGGGAATATCTTTGGGAAGTTTTGTATCGGGAAGTAA
- a CDS encoding DUF4294 domain-containing protein, which produces MIKHLQVIFIISLLQIGGLWAQPIKTGSSLKDSIVQYAAMNRTDIMDAIIVDGDTIPIMVLDEVLLVDKPSFDSKEARKRYFILKRKVMKVYPYAVIAGNKMDSLKLTLEGKNRWQRKRLIKEFQEYLRQDFEEEIVKLTHSEGQILSKLVSRETGMSTYDLISEYRSGWNAFWWNTVAYFNHMDLKTPYQPEEVEEDKLIENILQRAFIQGQLKERVPITSLNAD; this is translated from the coding sequence ATGATAAAGCACCTTCAGGTAATATTCATTATTAGCCTATTGCAAATTGGAGGTCTTTGGGCCCAACCGATTAAAACGGGATCAAGCCTGAAGGATAGCATTGTGCAATATGCCGCCATGAATCGCACCGATATCATGGATGCTATTATTGTAGATGGCGATACCATACCGATAATGGTATTGGATGAAGTTCTGCTGGTAGATAAGCCCAGCTTTGATTCTAAAGAGGCGCGCAAACGCTATTTTATCCTTAAGCGCAAGGTGATGAAGGTATATCCTTATGCGGTGATTGCCGGCAATAAAATGGATAGCCTTAAATTAACTTTAGAAGGTAAGAATCGCTGGCAGCGAAAGCGTTTGATCAAGGAGTTTCAAGAATACCTTCGTCAGGATTTTGAGGAAGAGATTGTTAAGCTCACTCATAGTGAAGGCCAAATTCTTTCCAAATTAGTTTCAAGAGAAACGGGAATGTCTACTTACGATCTTATCTCGGAATATCGCAGTGGCTGGAATGCCTTTTGGTGGAATACAGTGGCTTATTTCAATCATATGGATTTAAAAACTCCTTATCAGCCTGAAGAGGTGGAGGAGGATAAATTGATTGAAAATATATTGCAAAGAGCCTTTATTCAAGGTCAGTTAAAAGAGCGGGTGCCCATTACCAGCCTTAATGCTGATTAA
- a CDS encoding helix-turn-helix domain-containing protein codes for MSSNIRVPKICQHCGTEFIAKTTVTKFCGDNCAKRAYKKRKRDQKVQEIAPTAVQKQEYNQEQVRDKDFLSIAETCKLLGASRMTLYRQIKNGKIQAAKIGSRTIIKREEIEKLFQA; via the coding sequence ATGAGCAGCAACATTCGAGTTCCCAAAATCTGTCAGCATTGCGGTACTGAGTTTATCGCCAAGACTACTGTGACCAAATTCTGTGGTGATAACTGTGCTAAGCGTGCCTACAAGAAACGCAAGAGAGATCAGAAGGTACAGGAGATTGCCCCTACTGCGGTACAGAAACAAGAATACAATCAGGAGCAAGTCAGAGACAAAGACTTTCTAAGTATTGCCGAAACCTGCAAACTACTAGGAGCAAGTAGAATGACCCTGTACCGTCAAATAAAGAACGGAAAAATACAAGCTGCAAAAATTGGGAGCCGAACCATTATCAAGAGAGAAGAAATCGAAAAACTGTTTCAGGCATGA